The sequence aacattgagctcatgcacgtgaagtctgtcaaaaaactgaaaaaagggggcagtcagcagaagcttagatacaaggtaatcagaggtaaacagtgtattataactgttggttatgcaaaactggggaatgggtaataaagggattatctttctttttaaacaaaaattctggtgttgactgtccctttaattcgtcAGTTGTAACGAAGATGCACTATAAGTtacttattaatatagatatgaaatgcaAATAACCGAAgctccaccgcccacttcaaaagtcaatttttctgagaTAAGTTTGAATTGTCGACCAATCAGCGCTCttgccatatggcacttttgttgtagctagagcgctgattggagaacatttCAAACGGTTATCTCTcagaaaaaattacactttaaGTGGGCGGTGGGagcatggggtatttgaattttatatctgttAAAAAGTAAGGTATAGTCCCTCTTTGttgcaactgatgaatgaaacttcatctaaaatatcactaacgttCTGGAtcagattttaaaaaggggagtgtttaccattactttaagcagCAAGGTAaggatatttgtatataaatgtgaaATTTTGTGTTATCTGGCACTGTTCTTAACACTTTCCTGCCGGGAACTTTGTCAtctgaacaaagttctgatgtaaacaaataaaaattgaaatcacgtgatcgttaatgcgatcgtgtgatttcaataatGGAATCGGGAAAGGGAGGGGCTATGacactaggcacaccctccagctatagcttcaggacagccaaatggctaggacattccatgctatTCTATAGGCGCtgaagcccagtgcagttaggatggcatggaacatcccaaCGGAGAGAAGGTGTTAATAGTGCAGCCCCATTTTTATCTTTTGGACCATATTGTACATCTTCTGAGAAGTGTTGCCTAACTTTTTACAACAGTGACCCTTTCGTGGTAGCATACTAATGGAGAAAGCTAAATTACGTTTAAAAAGCTAGGATTGCATGTTACTCAAAATAATTGTTCCATAGCAGAATGCAAGCATATTCTTGCAATCATTTCACTTGCTTATATAGGTAAGCATTGTCCTGCGTTGTGTCTTTAGAAAAATATATGATTTAGTGTCCTTTTTCTAGTTTGCCTGATTATTTAATTCAGGTTAAATGTGATGTAATGTTTCTCCTTTTTCACAGAAGTGCTATGCTGCAGGTTCAGCCTCCAAAGCACTATGGCATTACCTCTCCCATTAGTTGTGTTGGTCCCAAAGAAATTGATTATATCTTCTCTCAAAAATTGATGGAGGCAATGAAACCTTTTGGGGTATTTGAAGACGAAGAAGAACTAAGTCACAGGTTAGTGTGCTTCCagtttattaactttttttaatttaaatattaaatttagcATACATTATTTTTACTTGCCTTTGCTGTAAAATTAGTGCTTATTTCACACTCCAGAGGCTGGAAATCAAATTCTGTGCTCAAAGTATGATTCTGGTTGCCTGAACCAGCTTACATATACTGTACTATATTATAAATCTACTAATGGTTTCATATAGTGGTTTATAACATTAACAGGCTTAACCCCTTGgtgacaagaccatttttcaattttcttaccgttaaggaccagggctatttttgcatttctgctgtttgtgtttagctgtaatttttctcttactcatttactgtatccacacacattatataccgtttttctcgttattaaatggactttctaaagataccgttattttcgtcatatcttataatttactataatttttttttttataaaatatgatgaaaaatttacaaaaaatacacttTCTACACACTCAcacattggcttacccatgtgttcagttaaaaaccagtagtgcattgctgctccttcaacaaatgatataaggATGAAACAAATTTGTAAAGCTATAACTAATCGATATAATTGataataatagattatgaaaatagttgtcaacaaatctcataatcgattagttggtctgtgcacagcaccagctgcttcactccactgagctcctgcacatggtattatgttttattatgcccttagcctaaaggacgtctactgacgtatacttttcactttttcaggacagtatacctTTATAACTACTCTTATGTGCTACCCAGAAATACTGGTAATATGAGTCAttgtttggattgtttatattaaatcaggtgatttgggactatgcctTGCataatatagtgccaagcttgttatttacacctaaccTAGATTGATGGgaattatttgaattgatgtgcactattatctctttgcacaattattagcggattgcttggtATCGCTGATTATATGTTCTATATAGAtgaatgtgtaaggctttgtcctgttattgatatagtcattagagcttttgatttttattttttttatatttttaattaattgtaatatgtactaaattcaacctctaagtatgTCTTAGTTTAAGCATGGATTagatattttttttccccccaaccttatagctggttatttaccattgcatatagaattttaagatatttttatgttagaataaagtccaggcttactttattgagaagccccttgccaaggaggaaaacatTTTGCATTGGTGGGgccaacaaagataaatatcccaccttggtgaaattggcaaaaccctacttatgcatctcaagcacctcaacaccatctgccAGCCTCAGCCAgcagcatgtggtcatgttgatatttgtgcatttcaatgcaaagtttctcaaAGTGTGaaaaacagaatgttataaacagtgataatctacctcttactagttctacctcttttaaaaCAGTTCAtgattttgttttgcttaattataaaaatgttctgCTTTTTAAAAATTGgacaacagttgtgttaatgttaagttttagtttggactttatatttgtaacactcagtatgtgaattttattttaaatataggaacaaATGTTTTTAAtcagattagtcgattaatcgaaaaattaatcggccgattaatcgattatgaaaataatcgttgctgccctacaaatttgataatagaaataaactggaaagttgtttaaatttgttctacctaaataatgaaagaaaaattgagtttcatgtccctttaaatgttctggatatttttttgtgtgaaatgttTATAACACTTCGAATTCTGTTAATTGTAAAAGTGGAATTGCTACTACTTGCGCAAAAATATTCTGAGCCGATACTGTAAACTTATGCCTATAGCACGCTTTCCTGACATAATTGGAATTCAGTGAACTTCGTATATCTCCTATTTGAAAGCAAAACTGACACATCTACTGTGCCAAGCTAAAAATTTGGGTAAAAAGGGAGTTTTGTTTTGCATCAAGACAAATAGCAGTCATGTCTCTAAACAGGGTTTGACACATTTTGTTAAAGTTTTGGAGCCAGACAGTGGCATTTGTATACAGCCAACGCACAAAGTTTTGGAGACAGGGATAAAGTTCTAGGAGCTGATAGCTCCCTGGGTTTGTGGAGCCCTGAAATGTTGCTACGCTGCTGCACTAATCAATCATTGTGCCTCTAATTCACCAAATGCACTGAAAGTTCAAACTTCCCAGCGACAGGTTGTTTCCTCATATGAACAActtaaaacaaacaataaactgACTGTTTAGtgattatattttttttcccttcctggACGGAGATATCCAATCAAAAAATTCTGTAGCTTTTGACATTGGAAGGCCTAAGTTTTTAATTAGTTAACTTTTTCCACTTATACCCAGCTATTTTACTAATGTTTTGGACCAATTGACAAATTACATGTGTAACTGCTACGTTTTCTGTTTATATCTTCTGTTTAAGCTATTTAACCAATTAATCTATGCTAATTTCAGGATTGTGGTCCTAGGGAAATTGAATAGTCTAGTAAAAGAGTGGATTGCTGAACTTGGTGAATGCAAGGTTAGTACAATTTGTTTAATAACTAAAAGATTTGCTTAAATGGTTGCAAGGaattaccttaaagtgatggtaaattctagcaatTAAAAAATGCTATGATtttgatttaccatcactaaaaataaaggtgaacTTCGTTCATAAGTTTAAAAAAACTGACGAataggtacttttttttttttttttttttataatttgctgCGGCTTCAGTGCTAACCTAAGTGCCTCTGGCCACCCGATCACAGCTCAGGTTTTTCAtggaggtgacgtttccacctcttagccaatagccatcctTGCTCTTGAGCATTATGCTGTAGGCTGGCACGGCTAtgggctaagaggtggaaacacacatttttagtgatggtaaaaccTTGCGTTTTTTAAACTCTAGACCATCACTTTAAGAGCTATTATAATGATAAATTGACATGCTCTTAATGaattggagcatgtaattttatcacttgcGTCGCTGCAAAGCCATGGGTTAAACGCACAAAGTACCATTCTGCAaatggaaactgctgctgatcaaATCGGCAGAGGGATTTGCTGTGCAAAATGTTATTGGACGCTAGCCGTagaatagttttaaaaaaatttttccaatactttttttaatgaaatacaaaaaaactgCTTAGTGTTTTCAACAAAAATGTTGCCGGCTGGGTGGAGCAGTGTAATACAAATActtcacaatatttaaaaaaaaaaaaaaatgttgtccctAAATGTTAAGCTATCCAGGGCAcaaataaattgtacatttttaatacaaattaatttaATGACTTGTACAAAAAATATTGAATTTATTTTAGTTCAATGTTGGCTTACATTtttgctgggtggtcagtaaaattagctgGCTGTTGGGTAGAGCATGGCCGTCGTGCACATTTGGAATTCTAGAACATCTCTGATGTATATGACCTGTTTCTCCTTGACAGGCAGAACCACGTATTTGTGCATATGCTCAAGTCAACTGGTAATTCTCAAATATTGGTGCCTTGTGTGCTTCTTCATCAGTCTCAAAAAATTTAAATTAGGTTTATATAGAGCCCCTGAATAGTATACAATAGAATCTGCTCTTAAAATGTGGAATTTTGTCAGCTTCTTTACAGTGAAGTGTAATGTTTCAGCTTTATCTACAATGGAAccactttatttttcatttttggagGTTGTATAAAGACCTTGTTGCAAAGTAAAAAGCCATTCTGGATCTGAAAGATGGACATGTGTTGCAAAAACGACAAGCCACAAAAGCAAAGGGTTCTTTTTGTGTGTGGATAAGAAATAACCTGCTACATTTTCATGTTAAGTCTTAGTTACTTTTCTTCAAAAATTGGTGGTTGGGTTGACTgaacattttaatgtaatttttatatgCTTTTGGATAATGTGCAGCTGAGAGCGAATTGAGAAACAAAATGATGTGGTCTAaaccatttttttatgtttttaacagAACATTCCACCTACAGTTATAACTGCAGCTGGTGGCAAGATTTTCACCTTTGGCTCTTATCGACTTGGGGTACATACTAAAGGTTTGCTTTTTAAATGTTGTCTCTACATTTGTGTCTCTCTATATTTTGATATTAATCATCCTTTCTTTCTAAAGGTGCTGACATTGATGCACTGTGTGTTGCTCCTCGACATGTTGAACGCTCAGACTTTTTTCAGTCTTTTTCTGAGAAACTGAAGCTTCAAGATGGGATTAAAAATGTGAGGGTATGTTGGCTATCTACTGATCATCTGTTctgcacttaaaaaaaaataattctatggccatgatatataatatttttttaaagttaatcgCAATATCTTTTATTAAACTTGTATAGTTGATTAGAAAATTATTTGAAATACTttagttttttgttaaagggacattgtacactagatttttctttacataaatgttttgtagataatcaatgtatatagcccatctgggagtgtgtttgtaacaatttatagttttgcttatgagagagagagacccacactttttgatatatttaattacTCATATTGCTGCTTGTACTCCCTCCCCCCCATTTTTGATAGCTTACTTTAGTGTAAACAGTTTGCAAGTGTGTTATTTTCTGTGTGTTCACCATGTAACTGCCAAGCTAGTCCAAAGCAAACAAGAAAAaagaacagcacacctgtttgtggggcatggagtaagatttgccaaatctttttAATCCAaagtcatacatccaaagcactccagccaccaaaAGAAATCtttgttaaaagacctttattttcattagttgggtccaaaagtttacaggaacaacgtttcaaacctacaatatgctcttagtcatgactaagagcctattgtaggttcgacatgttgttcctgtaaacttttggacccaactaatgaaaataaaggtcttttaacaaaGATTTCTtttggtggctggagtgctttggatgtaaagCTAGTCCAAAGCAACAGTATGCTTTAAGTGATAGTAAATCTttgcgtttgtgaaatgctaggatttacctgtgcaacaaataaaggggactttcagtcatgaagtataaaatactcctGTATTTATCTGCAGTGTTTGACGCGCTGaatgcctcaggcagcccacggcagaatgctattttatcactgaggtgattttagccaatagcgtgctaactATCCGgcgtaatgtatgtgtgtgtgtgtaaatatgtgtctgtctaggatttaaagtgaaggtaaagttttgttaaGTAGCAATTGTTTTTATCTACCTTATACTCAGTTAAATCCAGTCGctaggtttttttttcaaaatttaattATTTCGgtatattttatctttatttttcatgcCGTTACCTACAGAATCTCCGCCCATCCTCCATTTCCTGTTTTCTGACactgatgtatagagcggtcccacccgctctatacgtgtctagtaagctcgtgcacatcgagcatggagtaactgcgcatgcgcataatCTTTTGAAAAGGAtctatgcgcatgcgttaatcgcggttGCTCGTTGCTTTCATGTTGAGATGCGCTCTGTGTTCTTGCCAAAAGAAATTACttggtgcgcatgcgcgaaacggggacGCGCTAGCTTGGCCGCAAAGAACTACAAAAGGCTACGCATGCGCATACTTAACTAAACCTTGCTGACGTCAATTAACGGCCAGAGAAACAATTGGCTAttcaaacaacgtgatcgttgtctagaaaaaaaaaaaagaaataacgggTTGATTTACTGCAAGCCGGATCGAGGATAATAATCAAAGATATCTAAAGTTAGATTGAGGTACATaaataatgatgaattaaagtgctattaTTTTGCAATGAGATATTGATTTCTTTGATACAGTACGttttactttaccttcactttaacatcacTTCAAATAAAAAGGGTAACTGCAAACAACAAAGGGAATGTTtaattatcttatttattttttttgaggggggggttaGCTACGTAATCAGATGTTGAAATGAAAAATTGTACTAGAATTTTTGTTCTGCATTACTCAAGGCCACTTCAGCTTTTCATACCACACCACTTATTCAGATCAGAGCAAACATGCAGACGCTTGTTTTCATATGTAAAGGGACTGGAGCAGttgaaccctaatttaaaaaaaaaaaccctttgtatTAGAAATATTTCATTGCTTTTATGTTAAGCACGTTTTATATCACTTTTGCATGTGTAAACgtgcataattttattttttcaggtaGTGGAGGATGCCTTTGTACCAGTTATAAAATTTGAATTCTTGAACATTGAGGTgagtttttctaaaaataaaaaattgcatcttGTGTGTGttagttttaataaatgtattttacataTTGGGATCAGTTTATGATGCAGTAGctgtgttgaatttttttttatgaaaccacTCATTTAGGAGGTAGCAGACTATTCTCAATATTAGTACTTTGAGATTAAGTGACAAAAtaacaatttgttttttcttttttttttcttcccaaaacCTTTTGTACGACTTTAGTGATTTATGCattataattttcttcttaaacgggaagagtccacagctgcatttattacttttgataattcagaacctggccaccaggcggaggcaaatacaccccagccaaaggcttaaatatctcccccacttccctcatcccccaatcattctttgcctttcgtctcaggaggttggcagagaagtatcagaagattgaaagatagtctcttatgtagggtagtactctttgaaatgggactggagttttaagtaatcctgtcagcctctcagtgagagcatggctgaaagttatagtccggagatgcagggagagtcattccgcaaaaccatcccgactcatattaacagctcctgggcagtcggcattgacgagtttcgctgcctgtctttattcactcaagtccatgtcagaagcgaagctactatttgtcacacttgaagggccgtgttcctgttccatggcgtagattccggtaagattgtttaacattacattcacatattgaaataaaatgaaacaaagtcagggtcccagtgggacttctttatcttatgcaatcaagggttaatatatcgTTAGGGGTTTATTGAACGTGGGGGACTgcaatcatgtttatgtgatttttgTCTGCTATTCTGTAGTGATACAtgggctcatggcttttcggacATAACTGCCTACTTCATCATTTTACGCAGTCCTAGGGactggcacatttttttttattttggcttacATGATGCACCGCGTGACCGGCTGTGGTCAAGTTGTATTCCATTTCCGCACATTGACCGAGTggtgacggagagagtctgtttgttaattgtctggttcacaggaggtggtgagtgccccagccattggaggtgtaaggtgccgttagCGTTTGTCCATAATTGCAggattctgggtttttttttttttgggggggggggggaaggatagCTCTGATTTGGAGTACACGTCTTGAGAAGCGTACGAAATGGCCAAGGTTATCCATGTCCATCCATTATGTTctgattgccattctagagtactctcatCCCCGAATCAGGGaatttagagtgcgttgagccatccgcccctgaggatcccATGTCCCtggaggcgcgtgccccagaaccttcttttgctatgcAAGCAGATGTTcctatggccgttactccttctccggaaggcggcttgtttcctccagaggttacagcacggttcaaCTTGGCCATATCTATATGGCGCTGGCACATTTTATATATCCCTAGTGAAGtatttaagatactgtccgtgttctgttaacagGGGTTTGTCGGGCGTGGTATTGCCAGGATTAGttagaccttctggggaagcgatggcctctgaggcttcagaggcccCACCCTCGGGGCTGGGGTTACCCATTGACCCGGCAGGGGGGACATTTTTCCTTTAGTtagactggcacgtcttcgtgttttgttaaggcatgttttggcggggCTGGAGTATTCCAGCcctactgggccgagggatcctcTGTCTTCTGTGCCAGACAGCAAACTGGATTAGACGTGTGGCGATGAAGCAATCTCTATCGTCTGTTtttctttaagtatctgttccagttctgggCTTGGGCCTCTATTCGGCTCGTCCGCTAGATGTGCTGTTTTTCTTGGGCGTCCACCcttgggtgctgccttcattttatttaattctgttaggatatattttatttgCTTTAGGAAGCTCATGTCTGCTTTAATTTTCCAGTTTGGGAACATTCCTTCTCTGTAACTGATACTTACGAATTTTTGGTTTCGTGCGCACTTCCTTTGAAGCTGCGTGTTTTCTATATCAGAACTTAGTTATGATTATAGTTTGTTTTCCATCCCTCTGGGGCTTCAATTTTTTTTGGGCCTTGTACAGTTTCAGGTGTTCCTTGTACTGGTCGGGCACTAGCTGTTGTTCCTTAGGGTTCATGTCACGTGGTGCTGTTTATCCTGTTGGGTGTCGAGTCTTTATCTTTGTTGGAGTGTTCGTTTTATGTTTATCTATTACTtgagggggtgttttcattttttatatgtCAACTTGCTTCTCGTCCTTGAACGGAGTATTGGAGGGATTGTGTAGGTCCTCTGCCGTTTCTTATGTGGGGATCTGTCTATGATTCGTCGTGGGTTCTGGAGGTTTGGCCTCGGAACCAAAGTTCTCCATTCCCAAGGGGTTTGGAGGTTCGGATGACCACTGGACAGTTGGGGGACCAGTTTGGATTCAATCTTTGTATTTTCCGGGTGTCTGTTTCCTTGTGGCCAAGTCACAGGTGCCCCTTAAGGTTGCTGACACTGTTTTTTCCCCTCTTGAGTGGTCTGGTCAGCTGAGTCCGGGTATGTCAGTGTCtcccctttctcttgtaagatgtatcgagtccacagattcatccatacttgtgggatattctccttcctaacaggaagtggcaaagagagcacctacagcagagctgtctatatagctcctcccttagctccgccccgccagtcattctctttgcctgcttaactgctaggaagggtaaagtgagtgtggtgataaaaatgttagtttttattttctcaagcaaaagtttattttaaatggtaccggtgtgtactatttactctctgg is a genomic window of Bombina bombina isolate aBomBom1 unplaced genomic scaffold, aBomBom1.pri scaffold_2221, whole genome shotgun sequence containing:
- the LOC128643441 gene encoding poly(A) polymerase gamma (The sequence of the model RefSeq protein was modified relative to this genomic sequence to represent the inferred CDS: added 17 bases not found in genome assembly), giving the protein MREMTASAMLQVQPPKHYGITSPISCVGPKEIDYIFSQKLMEAMKPFGVFEDEEELSHRIVVLGKLNSLVKEWIAELGECKNIPPTVITAAGGKIFTFGSYRLGVHTKGADIDALCVAPRHVERSDFFQSFSEKLKLQDGIKNVRVVEDAFVPVIKFEFLNIEIDLVFARLPLQCIPDNLDLRDDSRLRSLDIRCIRSLNGCRVTDEILHLVPNKETFRLTLRAVKLWAKSKLVCSGFMLFVCLLPNNDYINLAKFVFKTYFSWENHFLC